The following are from one region of the Aspergillus luchuensis IFO 4308 DNA, chromosome 4, nearly complete sequence genome:
- a CDS encoding uncharacterized protein (COG:S;~EggNog:ENOG410PNGJ;~TransMembrane:4 (i25-48o68-94i106-126o138-167i)) has translation MALFVKIALLSILIRIFSPYRSKIYFIYGLLGCLCIYYIVAEVVKIRMCDPVPGYWTLDPKARCLNQRAALIADSVISVVTDFIILILPLPLTWSLQMSRSKKLRVIGMLSAGGLATAFSLYRLVLVLRDGSSNDQTIVFMIVILSGNAEGGVAMICACLPTINILINKLRKKEYSSQRYYEPESSVNLSKLKGSNKRFSLGNSRRADGTESASDQSHLITFAGTVDMAGNEAGGIHKTVDVSQTIEMVADGDSHESHRHSSFH, from the exons ATGGCACTCTTCGTCAAGATCGCACTCCTTTCAATCCTCATTCGCATTTTCAGTCCTTACCGTTCCAAAATCTACTTCATCTACGGCCTCCTCGGCTGTCTCTGCATATACTACATCGTTGCCGAGGTCGTCAAGATCCGCATGTGCGACCCGGTTCCGGGATACTGGACGCTCGATCCAAAGGCACGCTGTCTCAATCAACGGGCTGCCCTGATCGCCGACTCTGTCATCAGTGTGGTGACAGATTTTATTATCCTGATTCTACCTCTGCCACTCACCTGGTCGCTTCAAATGTCACGGAGCAAGAAGTTGCGGGTCATCGGCATGCTGTCGGCGGGTGGTCTGGCCACGGCCTTCAGTTTGTACCGGCTGGTTCTGGTCTTGCGTGATGGTAGCTCCAATGATCAGACTATTGTCTTTATGATCGTTATTCTTTCAGG AAACGCCGAAGGAGGCGTGGCCATGATTTGCGCTTGTCTCCCCACgatcaacatcctcatcaacaagctcCGCAAGAAGGAGTACAGCTCTCAACGTTATTACGAACCAGAGTCCTCTGTCAACCTTAGCAAACTCAAAGGAAGCAACAAGCGATTCTCACTCGGTAACTCCCGCCGCGCCGATGGCACCGAGTCCGCCTCCGACCAGTCACATCTGATTACATTTGCAGGGACGGTCGACATGGCAGGTAATGAGGCTGGAGGCATTCACAAGACGGTGGATGTGTCACAGACGATAGAGATGGTGGCCGATGGTGATAGTCATGAAAGCCACCGTCACAGCAGTTTTCACTAA
- a CDS encoding uncharacterized protein (SECRETED:SignalP(1-25)): MKATPHYCSLHCLLSLLSGLERRAADPLPNEGDRWSLTGYWNPTRVSRTREIGWRDGLNLGKWRCIHEAYTEPQIAPDSSLVICLSSGSFFLLTPYTHAARGKPRGTQAFCSLADRAQKGVF, translated from the coding sequence ATGAAGGCTACTCCTCACTATTGTTCGCTTCATtgccttctctcccttctcagTGGACTGGAACGGAGAGCAGCAGACCCATTGCCAAATGAGGGTGACAGATGGAGCCTGACAGGTTACTGGAACCCAACCAGAGTGTCGAGGACACGAGAAATTGGATGGAGGGACGGGCTGAACCttgggaagtggaggtgTATCCACGAAGCCTACACAGAACCACAGATTGCACCCGACTCCAGTTTAGTCATCTGTCTGTCCTCAGgttcctttttcttgttgACCCCTTATACACATGCAGCGCGTGGCAAACCGCGTGGGACTCAAGCCTTCTGCAGCCTTGCTGATCGGGCGCAGAAAGGCGTCTTCTAG
- a CDS encoding uncharacterized protein (COG:C;~EggNog:ENOG410PKU4;~InterPro:IPR001155,IPR013785;~PFAM:PF00724;~go_function: GO:0003824 - catalytic activity [Evidence IEA];~go_function: GO:0010181 - FMN binding [Evidence IEA];~go_function: GO:0016491 - oxidoreductase activity [Evidence IEA];~go_process: GO:0055114 - oxidation-reduction process [Evidence IEA]), protein MPGVSGLFTEEQAAGWKRVVDTVHAQGGYIYCQLWHAGRATVPQMTGLPPVSASASVWDDPEERYTHPAVGASEPVRYSDHPPIELTVAHIKQTIQDYCKAAKTAMDIGFDGVELHSGNGYLPEQFLSSNINRRTDEYGGTPEKRCRFVLELMNELAQTVGQENLAIRLTPFGLYNQARGEQRVETWTYLCESLKQAHPGLSYVSFVEPRYEQIHSYEEKDAFLRSWGLPSVDLSSFRKIFGSTPFFSAGGWDQTNSWGVLEAGKYDGLLYGRYFTSNPDLVERLRRGIPFAPYDRSRFYGPFEDNAFHYVDYEPAPQSSAGGESAKVQVRL, encoded by the exons ATGCCAGGAGTTTCCGGTCTCTTCACGGAAGAGCAGGCCGCTGGATGGAAGCGAGTCGTTGATACCGTCCACGCCCAGGGCGGCTACATCTATTGCCAGCTGTGGCACGCCGGCCGTGCTACTGTCCCCCAGATGACCGGCTTACCCCCAGTTTCAGCCTCCGCCAGCGTTTGGGACGACCCCGAAGAGCGCTACACCCACCCCGCCGTGGGAGCGTCGGAGCCGGTTCGCTATTCAGACCACCCTCCGATTGAATTGACGGTCGCGCACATCAAGCAAACCATCCAGGACTATTGTAAAGCCGCCAAGACTGCCATGGACATTGGCTTTGATGGCGTTGAACTACACTCCGGTAATGGTTATCTCCCGGAGCAGTTCTTGAGCTCAAACATCAACCGACGGACAGACGAGTATGGCGGAACTCCAGAGAAGCGCTGCCGCTTCGTACTGGAGTTGATGAACGAACTGGCTCAGACGGTTGGCCAGGAGAATCTGGCGATTCGACTCACGCCGTTTGGACTGTACAACCAGGCGCGTGGTGAACAGCGTGTGGAAACCTGGACTTATCTGTGCGAGTCGTTGAAACAGGCGCACCCCGGTCTATCATACGTCAGCTTTGTGGAGCCG CGCTACGAGCAAATTCACAGTTACGAAGAAAAGGATGCCTTCCTCCGCAGCTGGGGCCTTCCGAGTGTCgacctctcctcctttcGCAAGATCTTCGGCTCGACCCCCTTCTTTTCGGCTGGCGGCTGGGACCAGACCAATTCTTGGGGCGTCCTGGAGGCCGGGAAGTACGATGGTCTCCTCTATGGACGGTACTTCACGAGCAACCCGGACTTGGTGGAGAGATTGCGCAGGGGCATTCCCTTTGCACCTTATGATCGCTCCCGGTTCTATGGACCCTTTGAGGATAACGCATTCCACTATGTGGACTACGAGCCTGCTCCGCAGAGCTCAGCCGGAGGGGAGTCCGCGAAGGTCCAGGTCCGACtatga
- a CDS encoding SDR family NAD(P)-dependent oxidoreductase (COG:Q;~EggNog:ENOG410PNXK;~InterPro:IPR036291,IPR002347;~PFAM:PF08659,PF00106,PF13561;~go_process: GO:0055114 - oxidation-reduction process [Evidence IEA]): MACKVSGTAFITGGGNGIGKTTAFTLAQNGIEALSLLDVNEVLLQRTKNELATSHPNVAVELTVGDVSKEACVDEAVRRTVERFGRIDISVHCAGIVGQPTATHELTAAEWQRVIDINQTGVLLCQKAVIRQMLTQESRGLRLGRGTIVNMASMFGVVAPGGWSGLSAYTASKHAVVAFSKMDAKAYIQQEIRINAICPGYTDTDLIRTYWDAGFMEPDSQRVAIGRRAQPEEIADALLFLASPMSSYMVGSALVVDGGYTA, from the exons ATGGCTTGCAAGGTATCAGGAACGGCGTTTATCACGGGAGGTGGAAATG gcattgGCAAGACCACCGCCTTCACGCTTGCCCAAAATGGAATCGAAGCATTATCTCTCTTGGATGTGAACGAGGTACTCCTCCAACGCACCAAAAACGAGCTCGCTACCTCACATCCCAATGTTGCAGTGGAACTTACGGTTGGAGACGTCTCCAAGGAGGCATGCGTGGATGAAGCCGTGCGCCGCACCGTCGAGCGATTCGGTCGCATCGATATCTCGGTTCACTGCGCCGGGATTGTGGGGCAACCGACCGCGACCCATGAGCTGACGGCAGCAGAATGGCAGAGGGTGATCGATATTAACCAGACCGGGGTGCTGCTCTGCCAAAAGGCCGTGATACGCCAGATGCTGACACAGGA ATCGCGCGGTTTGCGTCTCGGTCGGGGGACGATCGTGAATATGGCTTCTATGTTTGGGGTAGTGGCTCCGGGGGGTTGGTCAGGACTGTCGGCCTATACAGCTTCCAAGCATG CTGTGGTTGCTTTCTCAAAAATG GACGCCAAAGCGTACATTCAACAAGAGATACGCATCAACGCTATCTGTCCTGG ATACACGGACACTGATTTGATCCGCACGTATTGGGATGCGGGATTCATGGAGCCAGACTCGCAGCGAGTCGCTATTGGCCGTAGGGCACAACCGGAGGAGATCGCCGACGCACTCCTGTTTCTGGCCTCCCCGATGAGCAGCTACATGGTAGGCTCCGCCTTGGTCGTTGATGGCGGTTACACGGCTTGA
- a CDS encoding uncharacterized protein (TransMembrane:1 (o6-29i)) encodes MSIGKIIGKIIIIPIIIIIAICVGIYLLIKHRRERKRERREDNLRAQYYRQQYQQQYMYPHMQMQSQQQQQQQPGTPAPPYYNQAYAAGQQPVAMNEGEYGYSETMMKKPEPVVYPVQQQHPGSEVV; translated from the coding sequence ATGAGCATCGGCAAAATCATCGGCAAAATCATCATTATCcccatcattatcatcattgcCATCTGCGTCGGCATCTACCTCCTCATCAAGCACCGTCGCGAGCGCAAGCGCGAACGCCGCGAAGATAATCTCCGCGCCCAGTACTACCGGCAACagtaccagcagcagtacaTGTATCCACATATGCAAATGCaatcacaacaacagcagcagcagcagccgggcACGCCGGCCCCGCCATACTATAATCAGGCTTATGCTGCGGGACAGCAGCCTGTGGCGATGAATGAAGGGGAGTATGGATATTCtgagacgatgatgaagaagccagAGCCGGTGGTATATccggtgcagcagcagcatccagGATCGGAGGTGGTTTAG
- the erg4A gene encoding c-24(28) sterol reductase (COG:I;~EggNog:ENOG410PFUR;~InterPro:IPR001171,IPR018083;~PFAM:PF01222;~TransMembrane:11 (o44-65i77-94o100-117i137-161o173-194i227-247o253-271i292-316o328-344i402-420o426-441i);~go_component: GO:0016020 - membrane [Evidence IEA];~go_function: GO:0016628 - oxidoreductase activity, acting on the CH-CH group of donors, NAD or NADP as acceptor [Evidence IEA];~go_process: GO:0016126 - sterol biosynthetic process [Evidence IEA];~go_process: GO:0055114 - oxidation-reduction process [Evidence IEA]), which yields MSAHSTATSHQPNMKQSTNPSPEKSSDAHEDEKLTFEFGGAPGVTMLMLGFPLLMYYMFIGATLYDGHLPLPDKNQSITDFLFHLVDLAYTHAYPHRKAWIIYWTFLVLEGFGYLYLPGVYGKGKCLPHLNGKQLDYYCSAAASWYVTIAAALVLHFSGLFRLSTLVDEFGPLMSVAICSGFLVSILAYASALLRGAQHRMTGSHVYDFFMGAELNPRLFQWLDMKMFFEVRIPWYILFLLTLGTALKQWEDHGFVSGEVSFLLLAHFLYANACAKGEEMIITSWDMYYEKWGFMLIFWNLAGVPMSYCHCTLYLASHDPSTYKWNPIALGVLFVMYIFAYWVWDTCNSQKNLFRAQERGKPVNRKTFPQLPWKSVKNPVCIKTKTGDSILCSGWYGMARKVHYSCDWFFAFSWGLITGFNSPFPWFYSCFFTVMIIHRALRDIERCRERYGEAWREYERRVPYLFIPYVF from the exons atgtcTGCTCATAGCACGGCTACAAG CCACCAACCCAACATGAAGCAATCCACGAATCCGAGCCCGGAGAAGTCTTCCGACGCCCACGAGGATGAGAAATTGACATTCGAGTTCGGAGGTGCGCCGGGGGTTACCATGCTGATGCTTGGATTCCCCCTCCTCATGTATTACATGTTCATAGGCGCGACCTTGTACGACGGCCACCTCCCCTTGCCCGATAAGAACCAATCTATTaccgacttcctcttccacctcgtTGACCTCGCCTATACGCATGCCTATCCCCACCGCAAGGCATGGATAATATACTGGACCTTCCTTGTCCTCGAAGGATTCGGGTATCTGTACCTCCCCGGCGTATACGGCAAGGGAAAATGCCTTCCCCATCTGAATGGAAAGCAGCTGGATTACTACTGCTCCGCGGCAGCGTCGTGGTATGTTACCATCGCTGCTGCATTGGTCCTCCACTTTTCCGGTCTCTTTCGTCTGAGTACGCTCGTCGATGAGTTCGGTCCGTTGATGTCTGTGGCTATCTGCTCTGGCTTTCTGGTCTCGATTCTCGCGTACGCATCTGCCTTGCTACGAGGTGCTCAGCATCGGATGACGGGATCCCACGTTTATGATTTTTTTATGGGCGCAGAGCTCAACCCTCGCTTGTTCCAGTGGCTTGATATGAAGATGTTCTTCGAAGTTCGCATACCCTGGTATATTCTGTTTTTGTTGACGCTTGGGACTGCGTTGAAGCAGTGGGAAGACCACGGGTTCGTCTCTGGGGAAGTTTCATTTCTGCTTTTGGCACACTTCTTGTATGCAAATGCATGTGCTaaaggggaagaaatgaTTATCACGAGCTG GGATATGTATTACGAGAAGTGGGGATTTATGCTCATTTTCTGGAACCTTGCTGGTGTTCCCATGAGTTACTGCCATTGCACTCTATACCTGGCGAGCCACGATCCGTCAACTTATAAGTGGAACCCTATAGCACTGGGCGTGCTATTTGTGATGTATATTTTTGCATACTGGGTATGGGACACGTGCAACAGCCAGAAGAACCTCTTCCGAGCTCAGGAGAGAGGAAAGCCTGTGAATCGAAAGACCTTCCCTCAGCTACCGTGGAAATCGGTGAAGAACCCTGTCTGCATAAAGACAAAAACAGGAGATTCCATCCTGTGCAGTGGGTGGT ATGGAATGGCACGTAAGGTCCATTACAGCTGTGACTGGTTTTTCGCTTTCTCCTGGGGCCTTATTACTGGCTTTAACTCGCCATTCCCCTGGTTCTACTCGTGCTTCTTTACTGTTATGATCATCCATCGTGCTCTGCGGGATATTGAACGTTGTCGCGAGAGATATGGAGAAGCTTGGCGCGAGTATGAGCGGAGGGTCCCGTACCTGTTCATTCCG TATGTCTTCTAA
- a CDS encoding transcription factor domain-containing protein (COG:K;~EggNog:ENOG410PNKD;~InterPro:IPR036864,IPR007219,IPR001138;~PFAM:PF00172;~go_function: GO:0000981 - DNA-binding transcription factor activity, RNA polymerase II-specific [Evidence IEA];~go_function: GO:0003677 - DNA binding [Evidence IEA];~go_function: GO:0008270 - zinc ion binding [Evidence IEA];~go_process: GO:0006351 - transcription, DNA-templated [Evidence IEA];~go_process: GO:0006355 - regulation of transcription, DNA-templated [Evidence IEA]), whose protein sequence is MAARTPSIARNSFRARACDNCRLRKIKCDKVVPCSSCSALGVACGPTGTPVTSSETRRADSDDYEQRFLAIQEQLSTIQQALHQITKPPTSVQPASHPIGTGPTAPPFEGQSSFHHETLVARDAAYSAANTARDGQIGDYVSAALSSLKSSLDRHNHAVNRNGPQSPMQLNQTLLPVDLVIAVVKKVKSQPPFFLVSQSWIDSTRVEHLCQSIYFPLNPVPPGSLTLFYGILFYVIRDYLHAGDPDLAHFDLQSSLALCERHFAAGLSGPEVISEPTLEKIQALLLGVLKAQEETDVQRCWTFLSLAFNMCQSIGLHRRSTLEKDDYAIAEAKRRAFWALYTIDKNISLNIGVTSHFQDHDIDADLYTPSNDPKHRPWDLMGLVIVEFANVQGRVYDQLYSTSACRAGDEQRSATIERLSSDLMTVRDKLLAIDVSRGLYADSLHGMAACADFIAYSVLTVIYRAQTHPRDVMAVSSQCYASATAALQSHLKCFTYFRGRQTHKQTEYVNWILLYPSFTPFVIVFTHAITTASTADLALLQDTASSLELIKGLSRGSMHLFTICDAFVRAAQILVNSQQTLTGLEQHQDGSLVIPTTDGPGNIALPDVSWPEDTFDSTMNQADISMFLNGFIGTNRSVMDILSFDLNSDSIQ, encoded by the exons ATGGCTGCCCGAACTCCTTCCATCGCCCGCAATTCGTTCCGGGCCCGCGCG TGCGACAACTGTCGGCTTCGGAAG ATCAAGTGTGATAAAGTAGTTCCTTGTTCCAGCTGCAGCGCTCTTGGAGTCGCCTGTGGTCCGACAGGTACGCCTGTCACGTCTTCGGAGACACGCAGAGCCGATTCCGACGATTA TGAACAAAGGTTTTTGGCAATCCAAGAACAATTATCGACCATTCAGCAAGCACTCCATCAGATAACAAAACCACCAACTTCAGTACAGCCGGCCTCTCACCCAATAGGCACCGGCCCAACAGCTCCTCCCTTCGAGGGACAGTCATCTTTTCATCATGAAACCCTTGTAGCTAGGGACGCAGCTTATTCCGCAGCAAATACTGCCCGAGATGGACAGATTGGAGATTATGTTTCTGCTGCGCTCTCCTCTCTAAAAAGCAGCCTCGATAGGCACAATCACGCCGTGAATCGAAATGGACCACAATCACCTATGCAACTAAACCAGACATTGCTTCCTGTAGATCTGGTCATagcggtggtgaagaaggtcaaAT CTCAACCTCCCTTTTTCCTCGTCAGTCAATCTTGGATAGACTCAACCCGTGTGGAACATCTATGCCAGTCGATATATTTCCCGTTGAACCCTGTGCCACCGGGCTCGCTTACACTCTTCTATGGTATACTGTTTTATGTGATCCGCGATTATCTTCATGCGGGAGATCCTGATCTGGCACACTTTGATCTTCAATCAAGCCTTGCGCTCTGTGAACGACACTTTGCCGCTGGCTTGAGCGGGCCTGAGGTTATATCTGAACCAACTTTGGAGAAGATACAGGCACTGTTGCTTGGG GTTCTGAAAGCACAAGAGGAAACCGACGTCCAGCGGTGCTGGACCTTCCTTTCGCTGGCATTCAATATGTGCCAGAGCATCGGGTTGCACCGACGTTCTACTTTAGAAAAGGATGATTATGCTATCGCCGAGGCAAAACGCCGTGCGTTCTGGGCACTTTACACCATTGACAAGAATATCTCTCTCAATATTGGCGTGACATCACACTTTCAAGATCACGATATTGATGCAGACCTTTATACTCCCTCAAATGATCCCAAGCATCGTCCGTGGGACCTAATGGGGCTTGTGATCGTCGAGTTCGCGAATGTTCAAGGTAGAGTTTATGATCAGCTGTACTCTACCTCTGCTTGTCGAGCAGGTGACGAGCAACGATCAGCAACGATTGAGCGGCTGTCCTCCGACCTGATGACAGTACGGGACAAGCTCCTTGCG ATCGATGTTAGTCGGGGTCTTTATGCCGACTCCCTACATGGGATGGCAGCCTGTGCAGACTTTATAGCTTACTCTGTGTTGACCGTCATCTATCGTGCACAGACCCATCCACGCGACGTGATGGCAGTTTCTTCCCAGTGCTACGCATCTGCGACTGCTGCCTTACAGAGTCATCTGAAGTGCTTCACCTACTTCCGCGGTCGCCAGACACATAAGCAAACAGAATACGTAAACTG GATACTTCTCTATCCTTCATTCACACCCTTCGTCATCGTCTTTACCCATGCAATCACGACCGCCAGTACAGCAGATCTTGCTCTGCTACAGGATACCGCCAGCTCCCTAGAGTTAATCAAAGGCCTTTCACGAGGGTCAATGCATTTATTCACTATCTGTGACGCTTTTGTCCGGGCTGCTCAGATACTTGTGAACTCACAACAGACACTAACCGGGTTGGAGCAACATCAAGATGGATCCCTTGTTATTCCGACAACCGATGGGCCCGGGAATATTGCCCTGCCAGATGTTTCATGGCCGGAAGATACATTTGACTCCACCATGAACCAAGCAGACATATCCATGTTTCTGAATGGCTTCATTGGCACTAACCGATCGGTCATGGATATTTTGAGTTTCGACCTTAATAGCGATTCAATCCAATGA
- the aguA gene encoding alpha-glucuronidase (CAZy:GH67;~COG:G;~EggNog:ENOG410PMC6;~InterPro:IPR011099,IPR005154,IPR017853,IPR029018, IPR011395,IPR011100,IPR037054;~PFAM:PF07477,PF07488,PF03648;~SECRETED:SignalP(1-20);~go_component: GO:0005576 - extracellular region [Evidence IEA];~go_function: GO:0046559 - alpha-glucuronidase activity [Evidence IEA];~go_process: GO:0045493 - xylan catabolic process [Evidence IEA]) yields MRGSNLFQLTLALLLSLVTAEDGYDGWLRYAPVSCDLHCRQALPSHIVLLNSTKGSPIETAGQELKAGFQSILSTNLTSHPFQCDSSASILVATLDEYRQKCRDINVPELDPDGFWLQSEGDTVRILGNNARGALYGAYEYLAMVAQGNFSRVAYTTSPHAPIRWVNQWDNMDGSIERGYGGASIFFKDGTVVEDMAPVEQYARLLASIRINALVVNNVNANATLLLPENMKGLGRIADACRPYGVQIGISLNFASPEDLGGLGTYDPLDPGVIAWWQNITDSLYTYVPDMAGYLVKADSEGQPGPDTYNRTLSQGANLFARALQPHGGVLMYRAFVYNNNLNESDWKADRAKAAVEYFKDLDGQFDENVVVQIKYGPIDFQVREPTSPLFANLYQTNTAIELEVSQEYLGQQCHLVYLPPLWKTVLDFDLRVDHKPSMVRDIISGQRFNRTLGGWAAVVNVGTNRTWLGSHLAMSNLYAYGRLAWSPTDDSEQILKDWTRLTFGQNHHVIDTIADMSMTSWPAYENYTGNLGIQTLTDILYTHYGPNPATQDNNGWGQWTRADHNSVGMDRTISNGTGYTGQYPEEVARLYESLETTPDDLVLWFHHVPWTHRLHSGLTVIQHFYNAHYAGSEAAHGFIKQWESLKGLIDRERYEAMRSRLVYQAGHSIVWRDAINNFYYNMTGIPDVVGRVGHHPWRIEAESMRLEGYQTYTVSPFEAASNTTAIITTSNSTTGTARTTIKAPSGVYDIGVNYYDLYGGQSKWTLSVGDKLVGQWLGDMEHQSLGHTPSIYLDGHSATRITFHGVVVRQGDQLKIVGEANGVEPAPVDYVVLLPPGVVD; encoded by the coding sequence ATGAGAGGTTCGAATCTCTTTCAATTGACCCTGGCTCTTCTACTGTCCTTGGTCACAGCCGAGGATGGGTACGATGGTTGGCTCCGATATGCTCCCGTTTCCTGCGATCTGCATTGTCGACAGGCTTTGCCGTCTCATATTGTGTTGTTGAACAGCACCAAAGGGAGCCCAATCGAGACTGCAGGACAAGAATTGAAAGCAGGATTCCAATCGATTCTATCGACGAACTTGACATCTCATCCATTTCAATGCGATAGCTCCGCATCAATTCTGGTGGCTACCCTGGATGAGTACCGTCAAAAATGCCGGGACATCAACGTGCCTGAGCTTGATCCCGATGGCTTCTGGTTACAATCCGAAGGGGATACAGTTCGCATCTTGGGCAACAATGCCAGAGGAGCGTTGTACGGGGCATACGAATATCTCGCTATGGTGGCACAAGGAAACTTCTCTCGTGTCGCGTACACCACCAGCCCACATGCGCCGATCCGTTGGGTAAATCAATGGGACAACATGGACGGAAGTATTGAACGAGGCTACGGTGGCGCGTCGATATTCTTCAAAGATGGCACGGTGGTGGAAGACATGGCTCCCGTTGAGCAATATGCTAGACTGCTCGCGTCTATCCGGATAAACGCACTGGTCGTTAATAATGTCAATGCGAACGCAACATTACTGCTACCCGAGAATATGAAAGGCCTAGGTCGTATAGCAGATGCCTGTCGACCATACGGCGTTCAAATTGGCATATCGCTGAACTTTGCTTCACCAGAAGACTTGGGCGGTCTAGGAACTTATGATCCGCTCGATCCTGGTGTCATTGCATGGTGGCAGAATATCACCGATAGCCTCTATACCTATGTACCAGACATGGCTGGGTACCTCGTCAAAGCAGACTCAGAGGGCCAGCCAGGTCCAGATACATATAATCGCACACTCTCACAAGGGGCGAATCTTTTCGCCCGTGCCCTGCAACCACATGGGGGTGTGCTTATGTACCGCGCCTTcgtctacaacaacaacctgaaCGAATCGGACTGGAAGGCTGATCGTGCCAAGGCAGCAGTGGAATACTTCAAGGATCTGGACGGTCAGTTCGACGAGAACGTCGTGGTACAAATAAAGTACGGCCCAATCGACTTTCAAGTACGCGAGCCTACCTCACCCCTTTTCGCCAACCTCTACCAAACCAACACAGCCATAGAGTTGGAGGTTAGTCAGGAGTACCTGGGGCAGCAATGTCATTTGGTGTACCTACCTCCGCTCTGGAAGACGGTCCTGGATTTCGACTTACGCGTAGATCACAAGCCTTCGATGGTCCGCGATATCATCTCCGGACAGCGCTTCAACAGAACGCTCGGGGGCTGGGCAGCCGTCGTTAATGTGGGCACTAACAGGACATGGCTGGGTAGCCACCTTGCTATGTCCAATCTGTACGCTTATGGCCGTTTGGCCTGGAGTCCGACAGACGATTCTGAACAGATCCTCAAAGACTGGACTCGCCTCACATTTGGACAAAATCACCATGTCATCGACACTATTGCTGATATGTCCATGACCTCCTGGCCTGCCTATGAAAACTATACAGGCAACCTGGGCATACAGACCCTGACAGATATCTTGTATACTCACTATGGCCCAAACCCAGCTACACAGGATAACAATGGCTGGGGTCAATGGACACGTGCTGATCACAATTCAGTCGGAATGGACCGAACAATATCGAATGGCACCGGTTATACCGGCCAATATCCGGAGGAGGTTGCTCGCTTATACGAGTCACTAGAAACCACGCCAGATGATCTCGTCTTGTGGTTTCACCATGTACCATGGACACATCGTTTGCACTCCGGGTTGACAGTTATTCAGCATTTCTACAACGCTCACTATGCTGGCTCGGAAGCTGCACACGGCTTCATAAAACAATGGGAGTCTTTGAAAGGGCTGATTGATCGGGAGCGATACGAGGCAATGCGATCACGTCTGGTTTACCAGGCGGGACACTCCATTGTCTGGCGCGATGCTATCAACAACTTCTACTACAACATGACCGGAATTCCAGATGTGGTTGGCCGTGTCGGTCATCATCCGTGGCGCATTGAAGCTGAGAGTATGAGATTGGAAGGATACCAGACTTACACCGTCAGTCCGTTCGAGGCCGCTTCTAACACTACGGCAATTATCACCACTTCTAATTCAACGACTGGGACGGCGAGAACCACCATCAAAGCCCCATCGGGAGTGTACGACATAGGGGTGAACTACTACGATCTCTATGGCGGTCAATCCAAGTGGACATTATCTGTGGGTGACAAGTTAGTGGGTCAATGGCTTGGGGATATGGAGCATCAATCCCTAGGCCATACACCTTCGATATACTTGGACGGTCATTCGGCCACCCGGATAACGTTTCATGGGGTCGTCGTCCGGCAGGGTGATCAGCTGAAAATTGTTGGTGAGGCGAATGGGGTCGAGCCTGCTCCAGTGGATTATGTAGTGCTGCTACCACCAGGGGTGGTTGACTGA